The DNA sequence CCAGCAGCTCCGTATGTTCCATGTCCTCAACGGGCAGGAAGTTCGCAGTTACGCCGCTCATTACATCCGCAAAGCCTGATGCGTTCCACCGCACTCTGACGGTAAACCGGGACAGTACAAGAGATTGTTAGCTTTTTTAAGAAATAGGCCGCTGCACGGTTTTTACTGTGTTATTTGGCCTGAAAAGCGACTAGAATACGGTTTGTCATACTAACATTCCGCCTTCAGCATACCGCTTTAAGTCTATTCTACGGAGAAAGAGATTATGTCCGATTCCGTCAATCGTCGTACTTTCCTGGGACAGACTGCCGCAGCTGCCACCGCTGCCGGCATCACCGCCCCGGCGATTCTGTCCGCCGCCAACAAAGCCCCCAGTGAGAAAGTTACCATCGGCATCATGGGGATGCAGCGTGGTCTGGCCCTGGCGAAAACCTTTGGTGCCCTGGATGGGGTCGAAATCAAGTACGTCTGTGATACGGATGACACCCGTGCCGGCAAAGCAGCCCAGACCGTGGAAAAAGCCACGAAAAAGAAACCACAGGCCATCGGCGATTTCCGCAAAATCCTCGACGACAAAGACGTGGACGCTCTGATCGTCGCAGCCCCCAACCACTGGCATGCTCCCGGTACCATTCTCGGCTGTTCAGCCGGCAAACACGTCTACGTTGAAAAGCCCTGCTGCCACAACCCCAAAGAAGGGGAAATGATGGTCGAGGCTGCTCGCAAAAACAAACGAGCCGTCCAGATGGGAAGCCAGCGTCGCAGCAGTGAATCCATTCAGGAAGGGATTCAGCAGCTCAAAGAAGGCATCATCGGCGATGTCCATCTGGCCCGCGCCTACTACTGGAGTGCCCGTGGTTCCATCGGCAAAGGGAAACCGGCTGCTGTGCCTCCCGAACTGAACTACGACCTCTGGCAGGGACCAGCGCCCCGTCAGAAGTACGTGGACAACCTGATTCACTACAACTGGCACTGGTTCTGGAAATACGGTAACGGCGAACTGGGGAACAACGGCGTGCATTCGCTCGACCTCTGTCGCTGGGGTCTGGGTGCAGAAATTCCCAACCGCGTGGTTTCCAGCGGTGGTCGTTACTTCTACAACGACGATCAGCAGACTCCCGACACGCATGTCGTCGCTTTTGAATTCGATGGCGGGAAGCAGATCACCTGGCAGGGAACCAGCTGTAACCGTCACAAGAATGATTTCGTGATCTTCTTCGGCAGCAAAGGAAACCTGATCCTCGGTACCTCCGGCGGTTACACGGTTCTGGATGCCAAAGATAAAGAAGTCAAGAAAGTTGACGGCAACCAGGGCATGAGCGAACATGCTCAGAACTTTGTGGATGCCATCCGCAACAATGAGCCGCTGAACCTCAACGCTGAAATCGAAATCGGCAACAAGAGTACCCTGCTCTGCCATCTCGGTAACATCGCCCACCGCACCGGACGTACCCTGCAGTGCGATACTTCCAACGGGCACATCATTGATGATAAAGATGCCATGACCTTCTGGGGACGTGAATACGAACCCGGTTGGGAACCCAAAGTTTAGTCTGATTTAGTCAGATAGTTCATACCCGGGGAGTCGACAACTAGTCGGCTCCCTTTTTTTATGGACGGATTCAAGAAACTGCGTACGTAAAAAAACCTTCGCCCCATTGAGCCGAAGGTTTTTCTATGTCTTAGATCTGAAGCGACTGGCGTTTAAAGCTTGTCTGCCAGTTTTTTCGCGGCAGATTTGATCTGGCTCGGACTCTTCAGGGATCCCAGCTTCTCTGCTTCTTCTGCCAGTTCCGGTTTGCCAGCTTCTTTAAGACTTTCCGGAATGCCATAAAAGGCGCTATTGATTTCACCTGATTGCGCGATATCGTTCAACGTCGATTTCACAGCAGACAGATCATGTGTGGGTGGCGTTTCCTGATTTGCGGGAGAGGTTTCACCCGTCCCCTCGCCTCCGCCACAGCCCGTAAAAAGTAAACTCAGCGCAAGACAGAGTGGCGCCAACTTAGACATGGTGAGTACCTTTCTATAAATGATTAATTTCTGATGACAGGTCACGCCTGATTATACTGAAAAAAAACAGCCCGGCAACAAACATTGCCGGGCTGAGGACTTGTTATCGCAAAGCGATGTCAGAAATCAGACTACTCGTTGATGCTGACAGCGGCACCATCGGCAATCGCGCCCAGTTGCTGCCATTTCTGCAAGTCGATGTTCTCAGATACAAAGTGTACTGAGCCATCGGCCATCAGAGCATGCACACCACCCGTGTGACGACTGCGTGCTGCCTGGGCAGAAGGTGCATCACCACCAGCATGACCACCGTTGCCGGTACTACAGTCATTGTTGGGTGAGTTGGGGGTATTCCAGGTATTAAACCAGCATTCATCCGCCCGCATCCACCGTGAGCCACGGTGTGTATAGAAGGCAGTAGCTCCGGCACAGGAAGTTCCATGAGAGTCCAGATCGGCCTTGCTCGGAAATGTGGAACTGTTTCCTCCCGGAAAATCAGCAGCATCACGACGAACATCGCCGAGAGCAAAGTTTCCGCTGTTGTTCGTTCCTACAATCCGCTCACTCATGGCAACAACATTCGAAGTCCCATCCAGAATATCGGATACACGGGTTACTAGCGAGTAACGAGAGAAACCGAGCTGACTGCCGACACTGACACTCCAGCCCATACACGGTCCTGCGGACATGTAGTAATTCAGGTGTCCTTCACCATAGTTGGTGTACCGTGGATCGGAAGGACAACGGAAAACGCCAATTCCCGCATTGCGGTTGTTGGTATTGGGGGACTCTTCACAAGACTGGCTGAAATCGAACTGATTGTAGATGTTAGCCTGATCCAGGAAGGGCAGCAGCATCGCCTGCTGGCTGAAACCGGTCCAGGTTCGGATAGCCCCACCACTGCCTGCGTGGTACGAAGCCAAGGTCAGCTGTCCAAAACAGCCATGGGTTTCATGGTAATTGTGTAGAGCCAGCCCGAACTGTTTCAGGTTGTTCTTACACTGAGACCGACGGGCGGCCTCACGCGCCTGCTGCACCGCTGGAAGCAGCAAGGCAATTAAAATGGCAATAATCGCGATCACGACGAGCAACTCAATCAGCGTGAATGCGCGTCTTCTCTGGAAGACTCTCATCAACACTCTCCTGCAGAAAATAGAAAAAATGAGCACTTTAAAAAACAATAACTGGCAACATGAGCTATCCAGACGTAAGACAGAGGTCTGGTGTGCCAGGGACATCAAGTCCGGGAGCCCTCAAGGCTCTCCTGGACCCTCTATTCTATATTTTCTTCAATATAAAACAATCTCTTCATACTGATGTATCGACCAAACACTCTGTTTTTGTACGAAGTTTGATTTACTTAACTTATTTAAAATTACTGACTTGCGTACATACCGTTCAGTGTGTACCAGCCTGTTGCTGACAGCGGAGAGTCGAGCCGATACGAGCTATTCTGGACTTTAAGATCCAGTTTAACGCCTCAGGGAGTCGGCTCAAGAATGAGGTTAACCTCGCGCTGATTCACGGTTTTCAGCGTCTGTTGAATCCCTGAAGGCCAGTAAACATTTAAACTGTCAATACTTACGCCCTCAGGCACTCCCCAGTGCACCAGCAGGTCATTAGCAGACAGATAACTGCCTCCCCCCTTAACCTGTCTGACCTGATCGCCGGCTGAAGTATGCAGCACCAGCCGTGCTCCTACCGCGTCTCGATTGCTCTGTATACCAACCAGACGCACAGCAACCCAGGAACCTGCACTCTCTGTCTCATTTTTGAGAATTGCCGGCGGATCATAAAAATTCGAAATCACCACATCGAGTTTTCCGTCTTGATTTAAATCGGAAACTGCCAGGCCCCGGCCGGTGTGTGCCTGACCCAGATACGAGTCGCCTGAGAACTCCCGTTGCAGAAAACGTCCGTCCCGATTTTCCAGGTAAAGTGGCTTCTGCCGAAATGGTGAGTGAGTCGAATAGTACGCCACATGTCCGTTGGCCACCATCACGTCTTCATCCCCATCCAGATCGAAGTCCGCACAGGCGGTCCCGAAACCAACAAACAGGGTCCCGATCGAGGTCACCCCCGTATCGTTGCTCACGTGCAGAAACTGGGCATCACCGTCATTCCGATACAGGGCAAACGCCTCTTTCTCATAATTCGCCACCCACAGATCGGGCAGACCATCCTGGTTATAGTCCATGATGTCCACCCCCATGCTTCCATTCGGCGTGGCCCCATCATCGACGGCGGCACCATTGATAATGCCCACCTCTTCCAACTTCCCTTTCCCGTCATTGAGGTACAGATAATTTTCGACGGTATCGTTACAAACATAGACATCCAGATCCGCATCATTATCCAGATCCGCCAGCAGCACGCCCAGTCCTTTTCCCTCGGGTACCAGCCCCGCTTCCTCTGTCGCATCGTAAAAGGTACCGTCTCCTTTACTGAAAAAAACCCTGTCTTTCATTCCCGTGAAAGAATGAGGCGAGCAGACATCGGGGACGCCTGGAGTCAGCTCACACGGGGGATGATTCTCGAACGACCAGTCCGCGTATTGCGTCAGATAGAGATCCAGCAGACCGTCCCCATTCAAGTCCCCCCAGCCGGCACTCGTACCCATGAAACAGTCTCGTACGCCTGCATCGACAGAGACCTCTTCAAAAGTTCCGTCTCCCAGATTCTTCCAGAGCACCGAACCACCATAGCCGGTCACCAGCAGATCGGGAAAGCCATCGTTGTCATAGTCGCCCACAGCACAGCCGTTGCTGTAAAACGCCGCCAGATCCATTCCCGCTGGAACAGTTCGATCTTCATACTGAAAGTCTCCCCTATGTCTCAGCAGCACGGATGGATAACCCCTGGTGCTCTTGTTTTCAAACGTTCCACCACCGGGAAAGAACAGATCCTGCTCACCGTCGCGATCATAGTCGAAGATTGCGGTACCGCCCCCGATGGTTTCCAGAATCGCCAGTTCCCCCGCTTCACGTCCATTACGATAAGTAAAATCCAGCTTCTGCTCCGGCCAGACATCCTGAAACACGGGTGCCACTCCTTCTTCAGAACTCGACACCTGCGTTCCCTCTTTGGCGTTATTCGGGCTCGACTTGACTGACTCCGTCTCAGACTGACAACCGGTAAAGAGCATCAGTAGAATCAGCGTCAGACAGCAGTATTGAATACTGGTAACTGGTATCCTCAGGCACTTGTCGGGGAACGACTGTCCGTTTTGAAACGGGGTTATAGGCGGCTGGACATTCATGGCTGACTTGCCTTTTCAGGCTCTTCGACAGGCGTCGCCTGCGCTTTGTTTTCATTGTGGTTTACAGGCACGCCCTGATTCTCTTCCTGTTCAGCCAAAGCCTCTGCCTGCGCACGATGCTGTCTGGCCAGCCGTTCGAAGCTGGGACCGCGGGAGACATTCTGCTCATAATAGTGAGCCAGTTCTGCATGGGCCGCACGATGAGTGGGCTTCAACCGGATGACCGAATTAAGCCAGACCACTCCCTGCTCCTCGGAAACATAATTCAGGTATTTCTTACCGACCTGAAATCGTAAGTCCGCATCGCCCGGACTCTCTTCCACGACTTTCAACAGATCTGAGATCTCCGCCAGCACTTCGTTAGTCCGCTTGACTTCTTTCCCGAGTGCCCTGGCTTTCTCTTTCTGTCCCATCCGGCTGTAAACCTGAAGCAACGTATTTTTAATGCGCAGATTTAACGGATCCGCTTCCGCTGCAGGTTCGAGCCAGTTGAGTGCCGCTTCATAGTTCTTGTCAGCCAGTTCCAGGTGAGCCATTTCCAGCTGAGCGGAGGTGCTGGCAGCGACTTTGTGGTCTCCCATCGCCTGAAACTCTTTGCGGAGCTGTTCCACCTCCTCAGACAATACCTCTTTCAGCAGAAATTTCGCTTCCTGATTCTGTCCCAACAGCCTCAGGCAGCGTGCCAGCCCGATCTTGACCGGCCCCGGGTTTGACGTATTCTCCAAAGCCTGCTGGAAGTAGTCTCGGGCTTCCTCGGTTTTTTTAAGTGTCAGGTGGATCCGCCCCAGGCTGTAAGCGGCAGGAGCATATCCGGGGGCCTTATCCAAAGCACGCTGATATTCAGCAATGGCTTCATCCCAGGTGAGATTATGCTCATACATCTTCCCCCGCATAAAATGGGGCAGCGGATCAGCGGGGAAATCTGCTTCCCAGAGCTCCAGAATTTTAAGCGCATCATTGAACTGATAATTCAACAGACAGCTGTTGACGTAGGTCTCACAGATGTCCTGCAGATCCCCCTCAGGAGCCATCAGAACGTCACTGAGATGCATCTGCAGATCAGCATTATCTCCCACCTGTGCTTTCAGCAGCCACTGCTCCTGTTCGAGTGCCGGGGTGAGTCCTGCCAGCTCAAAGTACTTCTGCAGCTCAGCATAAGCAGCTTGAACATCATGCGACTTCCGCAGCGCCCGTGCTTTCAGCAGAATCAGCTCCGGGTTGTCCACAGCATACCGCTCCGCAGAGGCAATCCATTCCAGGGCCCTTTCCGGATCGCGTGCAAGCAGATTTGCTTCCGCCCGCTGCTGACAGAAATCAA is a window from the Gimesia benthica genome containing:
- a CDS encoding CRTAC1 family protein, producing the protein MNVQPPITPFQNGQSFPDKCLRIPVTSIQYCCLTLILLMLFTGCQSETESVKSSPNNAKEGTQVSSSEEGVAPVFQDVWPEQKLDFTYRNGREAGELAILETIGGGTAIFDYDRDGEQDLFFPGGGTFENKSTRGYPSVLLRHRGDFQYEDRTVPAGMDLAAFYSNGCAVGDYDNDGFPDLLVTGYGGSVLWKNLGDGTFEEVSVDAGVRDCFMGTSAGWGDLNGDGLLDLYLTQYADWSFENHPPCELTPGVPDVCSPHSFTGMKDRVFFSKGDGTFYDATEEAGLVPEGKGLGVLLADLDNDADLDVYVCNDTVENYLYLNDGKGKLEEVGIINGAAVDDGATPNGSMGVDIMDYNQDGLPDLWVANYEKEAFALYRNDGDAQFLHVSNDTGVTSIGTLFVGFGTACADFDLDGDEDVMVANGHVAYYSTHSPFRQKPLYLENRDGRFLQREFSGDSYLGQAHTGRGLAVSDLNQDGKLDVVISNFYDPPAILKNETESAGSWVAVRLVGIQSNRDAVGARLVLHTSAGDQVRQVKGGGSYLSANDLLVHWGVPEGVSIDSLNVYWPSGIQQTLKTVNQREVNLILEPTP
- a CDS encoding tetratricopeptide repeat protein yields the protein MRSQATDSTETNTKTTARKKRLLVVGLILLGIVGSAPFWGQGLWVDFCQQRAEANLLARDPERALEWIASAERYAVDNPELILLKARALRKSHDVQAAYAELQKYFELAGLTPALEQEQWLLKAQVGDNADLQMHLSDVLMAPEGDLQDICETYVNSCLLNYQFNDALKILELWEADFPADPLPHFMRGKMYEHNLTWDEAIAEYQRALDKAPGYAPAAYSLGRIHLTLKKTEEARDYFQQALENTSNPGPVKIGLARCLRLLGQNQEAKFLLKEVLSEEVEQLRKEFQAMGDHKVAASTSAQLEMAHLELADKNYEAALNWLEPAAEADPLNLRIKNTLLQVYSRMGQKEKARALGKEVKRTNEVLAEISDLLKVVEESPGDADLRFQVGKKYLNYVSEEQGVVWLNSVIRLKPTHRAAHAELAHYYEQNVSRGPSFERLARQHRAQAEALAEQEENQGVPVNHNENKAQATPVEEPEKASQP
- a CDS encoding Gfo/Idh/MocA family protein, translating into MSDSVNRRTFLGQTAAAATAAGITAPAILSAANKAPSEKVTIGIMGMQRGLALAKTFGALDGVEIKYVCDTDDTRAGKAAQTVEKATKKKPQAIGDFRKILDDKDVDALIVAAPNHWHAPGTILGCSAGKHVYVEKPCCHNPKEGEMMVEAARKNKRAVQMGSQRRSSESIQEGIQQLKEGIIGDVHLARAYYWSARGSIGKGKPAAVPPELNYDLWQGPAPRQKYVDNLIHYNWHWFWKYGNGELGNNGVHSLDLCRWGLGAEIPNRVVSSGGRYFYNDDQQTPDTHVVAFEFDGGKQITWQGTSCNRHKNDFVIFFGSKGNLILGTSGGYTVLDAKDKEVKKVDGNQGMSEHAQNFVDAIRNNEPLNLNAEIEIGNKSTLLCHLGNIAHRTGRTLQCDTSNGHIIDDKDAMTFWGREYEPGWEPKV
- a CDS encoding DUF1559 domain-containing protein, whose protein sequence is MRVFQRRRAFTLIELLVVIAIIAILIALLLPAVQQAREAARRSQCKNNLKQFGLALHNYHETHGCFGQLTLASYHAGSGGAIRTWTGFSQQAMLLPFLDQANIYNQFDFSQSCEESPNTNNRNAGIGVFRCPSDPRYTNYGEGHLNYYMSAGPCMGWSVSVGSQLGFSRYSLVTRVSDILDGTSNVVAMSERIVGTNNSGNFALGDVRRDAADFPGGNSSTFPSKADLDSHGTSCAGATAFYTHRGSRWMRADECWFNTWNTPNSPNNDCSTGNGGHAGGDAPSAQAARSRHTGGVHALMADGSVHFVSENIDLQKWQQLGAIADGAAVSINE